The following are encoded together in the Anaerostipes caccae L1-92 genome:
- a CDS encoding PTS sugar transporter subunit IIB, producing the protein MKNVLLVCSFGMSTSFLTKKMNDLAKEKKVPLIVYAKSENAIETELEKADCILIGPQIAYLEEQIKNRVGGKVPVECVDATNFGRMNAAAILKQAIRMIKSQKPGEEGE; encoded by the coding sequence ATGAAAAATGTATTATTGGTATGCAGTTTCGGAATGTCCACCAGTTTTCTGACAAAAAAGATGAACGATCTGGCAAAAGAAAAGAAGGTGCCGCTCATCGTATATGCCAAGAGTGAAAATGCCATCGAGACAGAACTTGAAAAAGCAGACTGTATCCTGATCGGTCCTCAGATCGCATATCTGGAAGAACAGATCAAGAACAGAGTGGGAGGAAAAGTCCCGGTGGAATGTGTGGATGCCACGAATTTTGGGCGGATGAATGCGGCGGCTATCTTAAAACAGGCAATCCGTATGATTAAATCGCAGAAGCCAGGTGAAGAAGGAGAATAG
- a CDS encoding PTS sugar transporter subunit IIC gives MKNEKKSNPIIEKIMKITEKLSAEVHLRAVRDAFLLTIPFLVLSGFMTFIAYVLLAEGSAVYNALPGNVSAGLISICSKTINGGQNILALLMVLLVSYNLAKYKKYHNPLMAALISLGALFIMMPDTLSYTPIGTNGMFVSLITALFVTEAFLALSKQEKLKLKISGNVPPAITESFNSMFVIIIIELVVALLAFACYAISGMGVHDMINAVLQKPLVGVATTLPAFLCYFGFGQCLCYFFGIHPAGVINPIVEPALLVAINENNQAWLAGKEIPHIITLPFRDVYGTLGGIACTLGLLIAIFIVSKRSDVRSIAKLSLPVSVFNINEPVLFGLPIVFNPIMFVPFCFTTTVIYIVAYAATALGLVSRLVVYTTWSTPIFLSGYMASGGDFRNVILQVICLGIAVLIYLPFVKLLDRQQITAVEEEEFTEDDLTL, from the coding sequence ATGAAAAACGAAAAAAAGTCAAATCCGATCATTGAAAAGATCATGAAAATCACAGAAAAACTCAGCGCGGAAGTCCATCTGCGGGCGGTGAGGGATGCCTTTTTGCTCACGATTCCGTTTTTGGTGCTGTCCGGGTTTATGACGTTCATCGCCTATGTCCTTTTGGCAGAGGGAAGCGCCGTCTACAATGCGCTGCCCGGAAATGTGTCCGCGGGACTGATCAGTATTTGCAGCAAGACCATCAACGGAGGACAGAATATACTGGCGCTTCTGATGGTGCTTTTGGTATCGTACAATCTTGCAAAGTACAAAAAATACCACAATCCGCTGATGGCGGCATTGATCAGCCTGGGTGCCCTGTTTATCATGATGCCGGATACCTTGTCCTATACACCTATTGGAACCAACGGGATGTTCGTATCGCTGATCACGGCACTGTTTGTCACAGAGGCATTTCTGGCTTTGAGCAAACAGGAGAAGTTAAAGCTGAAAATTTCGGGGAATGTACCTCCGGCCATAACAGAAAGTTTTAATTCTATGTTCGTCATTATCATCATAGAACTTGTGGTGGCGCTTCTGGCATTTGCCTGCTATGCAATTTCAGGCATGGGCGTTCATGATATGATCAACGCTGTCTTACAGAAACCTCTGGTGGGCGTTGCCACGACACTTCCTGCATTCTTATGCTACTTTGGCTTCGGACAGTGCCTGTGCTACTTCTTCGGTATTCATCCGGCCGGTGTCATCAACCCTATCGTAGAACCGGCTCTGCTGGTGGCGATCAATGAAAATAACCAGGCATGGCTGGCGGGAAAAGAAATTCCGCATATCATCACACTGCCGTTTCGGGATGTGTACGGAACCCTGGGAGGCATCGCCTGTACCCTGGGACTTTTGATCGCCATCTTCATTGTGAGCAAACGTTCCGATGTGAGGAGCATTGCAAAACTGAGCCTGCCGGTCAGTGTTTTCAATATCAATGAACCTGTTCTATTCGGACTTCCAATCGTGTTTAACCCGATTATGTTTGTGCCGTTCTGCTTTACCACAACGGTGATCTATATTGTTGCCTATGCGGCTACGGCCCTCGGGCTGGTGTCCAGGCTGGTCGTCTACACGACATGGTCCACTCCGATTTTCCTGTCCGGCTATATGGCCAGCGGCGGTGATTTCAGAAACGTGATTCTCCAGGTCATTTGTCTGGGAATCGCAGTGCTCATTTACCTGCCGTTTGTAAAACTTTTGGACCGTCAGCAGATCACTGCCGTGGAGGAGGAAGAGTTTACTGAGGATGATTTAACCTTGTAG
- a CDS encoding PTS lactose/cellobiose transporter subunit IIA — translation MEELQRTAFEIIASVGEAKTYYMNAVKLAKEGNITEARETIGQGNEVFAKAHEHHFSCIQREAEGEQLPFSILFIHAEDQLLSTEIMRDMAVQLSDVYEELNRLKEE, via the coding sequence ATGGAAGAACTTCAGAGGACTGCGTTTGAGATCATTGCATCGGTGGGAGAGGCGAAAACTTATTACATGAATGCGGTCAAACTGGCAAAAGAGGGGAACATCACGGAGGCAAGAGAAACAATCGGGCAGGGAAATGAGGTGTTTGCAAAGGCGCATGAACATCATTTTTCCTGTATCCAGAGAGAAGCGGAAGGGGAACAGCTGCCGTTCTCGATTCTGTTTATTCACGCGGAAGACCAGCTGCTGTCCACAGAAATTATGAGGGACATGGCAGTGCAGTTGTCAGATGTATATGAAGAGCTGAACCGGTTAAAGGAGGAATAA
- a CDS encoding nuclear transport factor 2 family protein, producing MRKRDIIKQKFEEFVTALENFQPEKIGELVTEDVRGHFSNVGESEGKDELIKSLMWKGREMNVSRRRITNFVVRTEGDRAQQSAYVMSLIGYDNGSFLFPFEFGGKYVVSWRDQDGEWKIKEIRYDMDWEKGNTYFAEGWSFIDYKIYAGHKPMISSEYDSPWAVIPENDEELTEEEKIIENMFKYSFGLDNCDWALHHDSYTDDIIFYAGSSVMESGAGNLINNFKNTSHKEPALEHAVKIVDIQIDGDEAVLYGYRIEPHRLGSKNLNRDTLHQSFYSAKYKNLLRKADGQWKMYEIHYQSGVFFDLDDGKHYVDLV from the coding sequence ATGAGAAAAAGGGATATCATCAAACAAAAATTTGAGGAATTTGTCACTGCGCTGGAAAACTTTCAGCCGGAAAAGATCGGGGAGTTGGTGACGGAGGATGTGAGGGGACATTTTTCCAATGTGGGAGAGTCGGAGGGCAAAGATGAGCTGATAAAATCGCTCATGTGGAAAGGCAGGGAAATGAATGTCTCCCGCAGGAGGATCACAAATTTTGTTGTCAGGACAGAGGGGGACCGGGCTCAGCAGTCTGCATATGTCATGTCTTTGATCGGTTATGACAACGGATCATTTTTATTTCCCTTTGAGTTCGGCGGAAAGTATGTGGTCAGCTGGAGGGATCAGGACGGGGAGTGGAAGATAAAAGAAATCCGCTACGACATGGACTGGGAAAAGGGGAATACATACTTTGCTGAGGGTTGGTCGTTTATAGACTATAAAATTTATGCAGGCCATAAGCCGATGATCAGTAGCGAATACGACTCTCCATGGGCAGTCATTCCGGAAAATGACGAGGAACTGACGGAAGAAGAAAAAATCATAGAGAACATGTTCAAATATTCTTTCGGGCTGGATAACTGTGACTGGGCGCTGCATCACGATTCCTATACAGACGATATTATCTTCTATGCGGGCAGCAGTGTCATGGAGAGCGGTGCGGGGAATCTGATCAATAACTTTAAAAATACAAGCCATAAGGAACCGGCTCTTGAGCATGCAGTCAAGATTGTGGACATTCAGATAGACGGGGATGAGGCAGTGCTGTACGGATACCGGATCGAGCCTCACCGTCTCGGCTCCAAAAATCTGAACAGGGACACGCTGCATCAGAGCTTTTACAGTGCAAAATACAAAAACCTGTTAAGGAAGGCAGACGGACAGTGGAAGATGTATGAGATCCACTATCAAAGCGGAGTATTTTTTGATCTTGATGACGGAAAACACTATGTAGATCTTGTTTAA
- a CDS encoding iron-containing alcohol dehydrogenase: protein MNNQVTQINLGQIRLVFGRGAAKRAAQELLLMNVKHPLIVTDQFLGKCSLFNALAEVLEKENAALKVFDEVTPDPGGSVVDRAVVCLKEEGCDSVIGFGGGSVMDVAKCAAAMAVNEGKLMDYDHAEPVYKEFTKTSLPLIQIPTTSGTGSEMSPYAVITNEAQGRKATIGSPMLMSRVALADPNLVQDLPKSATASTGMDALTHCIESYTTKKSMEMPNMIMDALALRGIRCLYKYLYKAYEDGSREAREMVMWGSVIGGIVLSHGSGASHGLGNVLGGEYHVPHGIAVGMLLPSVMEFNMDVCADRYREIAGELGLKDEKELMKKILELREKLELPRLSAYVKEPGDIRRLAEMAVLDKCTRINGKEVTAEDAGAIYKKAL, encoded by the coding sequence ATGAACAATCAAGTGACACAGATCAATCTAGGTCAAATCAGGCTGGTTTTCGGCAGGGGGGCCGCCAAGAGAGCTGCACAGGAACTTTTGCTCATGAATGTAAAACATCCTCTGATTGTGACGGACCAATTTTTAGGGAAATGCAGTCTTTTCAATGCTCTGGCGGAAGTGCTTGAAAAGGAAAACGCTGCTTTAAAAGTGTTTGATGAGGTAACGCCGGACCCCGGAGGGAGTGTTGTCGACCGGGCAGTTGTCTGTCTGAAAGAAGAAGGCTGTGACAGCGTCATAGGATTTGGCGGAGGCAGCGTGATGGATGTGGCCAAGTGTGCGGCGGCGATGGCGGTGAATGAAGGAAAACTGATGGATTATGATCACGCGGAACCGGTGTATAAAGAGTTTACAAAAACAAGCCTTCCTCTGATCCAGATTCCCACTACATCGGGAACCGGGTCTGAGATGAGCCCCTACGCAGTGATCACGAATGAAGCACAGGGGAGAAAAGCAACCATCGGATCTCCGATGCTGATGAGCAGAGTGGCGCTGGCAGATCCGAATCTGGTTCAGGATCTTCCGAAGAGTGCGACGGCTTCCACCGGCATGGATGCACTGACACACTGCATCGAAAGTTATACCACCAAAAAATCCATGGAAATGCCGAATATGATCATGGACGCACTGGCACTCAGAGGCATCCGGTGTCTGTATAAATATCTGTATAAGGCTTATGAAGACGGCAGCAGAGAGGCAAGAGAAATGGTCATGTGGGGAAGCGTGATCGGAGGCATCGTACTTTCTCATGGCTCCGGGGCAAGCCATGGACTCGGAAACGTACTGGGAGGCGAATACCATGTGCCCCACGGAATTGCAGTGGGAATGCTGCTGCCCTCTGTCATGGAATTTAACATGGATGTCTGTGCTGACAGGTACCGGGAGATTGCCGGAGAACTGGGACTGAAAGATGAAAAAGAATTGATGAAAAAGATTTTGGAATTGAGAGAAAAATTAGAATTGCCGAGGCTGTCGGCTTATGTGAAGGAGCCGGGGGATATAAGGAGACTGGCTGAAATGGCAGTTTTGGATAAATGCACAAGAATCAACGGAAAAGAAGTGACGGCAGAAGATGCGGGAGCGATTTATAAAAAAGCATTGTAG
- a CDS encoding DeoR/GlpR family DNA-binding transcription regulator, producing the protein MKVEKRWEKIEEILSKSGSLSVQELASMLSVSETTIRRDLVKMESQNMIKRLWGGASTVAHETNENAHWQDDYILNFKRGVDTKRALSKYAASLIKDNDCVYLDAGSTTSFIPEYITSHNITIVTNGINNFQVLAEKNIRTYVPNGYINFGSSAIMSSETSGQLANLNFDLAFLGTSGLDEYAGFTTRNEHDAALKRSVLSRCGRSYILCDHSKFGMKRLYTFAGTDSVTLITDQKPDFMVEDMILVDTE; encoded by the coding sequence ATGAAAGTAGAAAAAAGATGGGAAAAAATCGAAGAAATATTGAGCAAATCCGGCTCACTTTCGGTCCAGGAACTGGCCTCTATGCTGTCCGTCAGCGAGACCACCATAAGGAGAGACCTTGTAAAAATGGAGAGTCAGAATATGATTAAAAGACTCTGGGGCGGCGCCAGCACAGTTGCTCATGAGACCAATGAAAATGCCCACTGGCAGGATGACTATATCCTCAATTTCAAACGAGGCGTAGATACCAAGCGGGCGCTGTCAAAATATGCGGCCTCCCTGATCAAAGACAACGACTGCGTGTATCTGGATGCAGGCTCTACTACTTCCTTCATACCGGAATATATTACAAGCCACAACATTACCATCGTGACCAATGGAATCAACAACTTCCAGGTCCTGGCGGAAAAAAATATCAGGACCTATGTCCCGAACGGCTACATTAACTTTGGTTCTTCTGCGATCATGAGTTCCGAGACAAGCGGACAGCTTGCAAATTTAAATTTTGACCTGGCCTTTCTCGGGACAAGCGGCCTCGATGAATATGCCGGATTTACAACCCGAAACGAACACGATGCCGCGCTCAAGAGGAGTGTTTTAAGCCGCTGCGGACGAAGCTATATCTTATGTGACCACTCAAAATTCGGCATGAAGCGTTTGTACACCTTTGCCGGGACAGACAGCGTCACACTCATCACCGATCAAAAGCCGGACTTTATGGTTGAGGACATGATCCTCGTGGATACAGAATAA
- a CDS encoding NADH:flavin oxidoreductase, with translation MNKLFEAMKLKNLKIKNRICVPPMVCYNWVEEDGYAVQRNIDHYRAIARGGAGLIIQEATCVDPEGKLSKDQLGIWEDGQINGLKEIADAVHEEDCPIFLQIHHAGVNGSGEYLLCPSDYEMDKDGEKRIGHEMTKEQIQKVQDQFVKAAVRAYQAGYDGVELHGCHSYLMCEFFNSRVNKRTDEYGQYPERFAVEILERIKEAVPKEFIVGIRLGAFEPALADGIRHAKLLEEHGIDFLDISYGFSGEDEPGAPKDFPYKDVIHAAGEIKKHVSVPVFAVNSITDARMAEDILERTGVDMADIGRGVLVNYNWAIDAKEGRDTGRCLHCKECQWGIDAEKCAGRVLLNRKRNMGE, from the coding sequence ATGAACAAGTTGTTTGAAGCTATGAAGTTAAAGAATTTAAAAATAAAGAACCGTATCTGTGTGCCGCCGATGGTGTGCTATAACTGGGTGGAGGAAGACGGCTATGCAGTTCAGAGAAATATTGATCATTACAGAGCCATTGCCAGGGGCGGTGCCGGCCTGATCATTCAGGAGGCTACCTGTGTGGATCCGGAAGGGAAACTTTCCAAAGATCAGCTGGGCATCTGGGAGGATGGACAGATCAATGGGCTGAAAGAGATCGCAGATGCGGTGCATGAAGAAGACTGTCCGATATTTTTGCAGATCCATCATGCAGGGGTGAACGGCTCCGGTGAGTACCTGCTTTGTCCGAGTGATTATGAGATGGATAAAGACGGAGAAAAAAGAATCGGTCATGAAATGACGAAAGAACAGATACAGAAGGTGCAGGATCAGTTTGTGAAAGCTGCAGTGAGAGCTTATCAGGCCGGCTATGACGGGGTGGAACTGCACGGGTGCCACAGTTATCTGATGTGTGAATTTTTCAATTCCAGGGTCAACAAAAGGACCGATGAATATGGACAGTATCCGGAGAGGTTTGCAGTGGAGATTCTGGAAAGGATCAAAGAGGCAGTGCCGAAGGAGTTTATTGTGGGAATCCGGCTGGGAGCCTTTGAACCTGCTCTTGCAGACGGTATCCGCCATGCCAAACTTCTGGAGGAACACGGGATTGATTTTTTGGATATTTCCTATGGATTTTCCGGGGAAGATGAGCCTGGTGCTCCAAAAGATTTTCCATACAAAGATGTGATCCATGCCGCGGGGGAGATCAAAAAGCATGTATCGGTTCCTGTTTTTGCGGTCAACAGCATAACGGATGCCCGGATGGCAGAAGACATTTTAGAGCGCACCGGTGTGGATATGGCGGATATCGGCAGGGGTGTGCTGGTCAACTATAACTGGGCCATCGATGCGAAAGAAGGAAGAGATACCGGCAGATGTCTGCACTGCAAAGAATGCCAGTGGGGGATCGATGCCGAAAAATGTGCAGGAAGGGTCCTGCTGAACAGAAAAAGAAATATGGGAGAATAA
- a CDS encoding linear amide C-N hydrolase, whose product MCTALTTQNSAGDVYFGRTMDFSYPLDPEFYIVPKGYQWKNLLNTHRIKNQYSFMGIGQNLSPVTLADGVNEMGFAAAVLYFPGYALYDPPAPSGSRQIAVASTELVKFLLSQCASTGQAASLLRAVRITGVKDPVTEIIAPLHWIMADSSGKCMVIETTSEGLKIMENPIGVFSNSPDFPWHMANLRNYMNMSPSQHTEQNWGAFPLKPFGQGAGTFGLPGDFTPPARFVRTAYLKSHTPIPDNREQAVNTCFHLLEGVSIPKGAVVTDRGTSDYTQYTACISLTGKEYFFKTYDNSHIVSVKLPENCGPDIRLLGKLSKPVRFQEWK is encoded by the coding sequence ATGTGTACCGCACTCACAACACAGAATTCTGCGGGCGATGTATATTTTGGCCGCACGATGGATTTTTCCTACCCCCTTGACCCTGAATTTTATATCGTACCAAAAGGATATCAATGGAAAAATCTGCTGAATACTCACAGAATTAAAAATCAATATAGTTTTATGGGAATCGGCCAAAATCTCTCTCCGGTAACTTTAGCGGACGGTGTCAATGAAATGGGATTTGCAGCCGCTGTGCTGTATTTTCCAGGTTATGCCTTATATGATCCCCCGGCGCCTTCTGGCTCCAGGCAGATCGCAGTGGCTTCCACCGAGCTTGTGAAATTTCTTCTAAGCCAATGTGCATCCACTGGTCAGGCGGCTTCTTTGCTGCGCGCCGTCCGGATCACAGGAGTCAAAGATCCGGTCACAGAAATCATTGCTCCTCTCCACTGGATTATGGCAGACTCATCCGGAAAATGTATGGTGATCGAAACAACCTCAGAAGGTCTTAAGATCATGGAAAATCCTATAGGTGTCTTCTCCAACAGCCCTGACTTCCCATGGCATATGGCAAACCTCCGGAATTACATGAATATGAGTCCGTCTCAGCACACAGAACAAAACTGGGGGGCTTTTCCTTTGAAACCTTTCGGGCAAGGCGCCGGCACTTTTGGACTGCCCGGTGATTTCACACCTCCGGCCAGATTTGTCAGAACTGCTTACCTAAAGAGTCACACTCCGATACCGGACAACAGAGAGCAGGCAGTAAACACCTGCTTTCATCTGTTAGAAGGAGTCTCTATCCCAAAAGGTGCAGTGGTAACCGACAGAGGAACCTCTGACTATACCCAGTACACCGCCTGCATAAGCCTTACCGGAAAAGAATATTTCTTTAAGACATATGATAACAGCCATATCGTCTCTGTGAAACTTCCTGAAAACTGTGGACCTGATATACGGCTGCTCGGAAAGCTATCAAAGCCTGTCCGATTCCAAGAATGGAAATAA
- a CDS encoding GGDEF and EAL domain-containing protein produces MKWNIAAEAISFVMLGIIWVYSRKGSHLPTLKNRIFQGCLLVTAGAILTNILSTIMIYRLDEFPMWMTWSVTMVYYVLTPLMGFAYFLYTVSIVYTERKELRKVIGFGVMPALVYGVLVLINPLTKNLFDISLVQGYVRGPWIVSTYLIFYAYCAASIVVTVLNKKRIDRNIYHILAAFPILAVLVILVQQMYPNVILSGSAATCALLIIYLHLQNKQISMDYLTNVPNRKELLNMLGLMIKKSPEKQFVLVVVSLRDFRQVNNTCGQQKGDEFLKNVCDFLYEIGPKNHVYRFSGDEFALLFTHSDETEIKKCITDIRQRMEKPWQIGDYRFLLSVVMGIIWHSGDGETLEEVINAVEYAVFRAKSGKSGEICYCDKEMLDGLERRRKVIMILKEKIADCSFEMYYQPIYSVADGEFCYAESLMRIPESPIGPIYPSEFIPIAEETGLIIDITYIMLDKVCRFISRLLERGIPIQAIHVNFSAVQFSQNDLMEKVLEIIRRNHTPMSAIKIEFTESTLAENTQVVSKFAVEMEKHGIKMGLDDFGTGYSNIATVINIPFGTVKLDKSLVWGSVENKKSALTVKNLSRTFQELGMTVIAEGVETEEQSRLIANFGIDQIQGFYYAKPMPEDQLEMFMIKHWTPAD; encoded by the coding sequence GTGAAGTGGAATATTGCCGCTGAGGCTATTTCTTTTGTAATGCTGGGGATTATATGGGTATATTCAAGGAAAGGGAGTCATCTCCCTACATTAAAAAACAGAATTTTTCAGGGATGCCTCCTTGTTACAGCCGGGGCTATTTTGACAAATATCTTATCTACGATTATGATTTATCGTCTTGATGAGTTTCCAATGTGGATGACCTGGTCTGTGACAATGGTTTACTATGTTCTGACACCGCTGATGGGGTTCGCGTATTTCCTTTATACCGTTTCTATAGTCTATACAGAGAGGAAGGAACTGAGGAAGGTCATAGGCTTTGGAGTCATGCCTGCTCTGGTGTATGGTGTGCTCGTTCTGATCAATCCATTGACGAAAAATTTGTTTGACATCAGCCTGGTGCAGGGGTATGTGAGGGGACCTTGGATTGTGTCCACATATTTGATCTTTTATGCTTACTGTGCTGCCAGCATTGTGGTCACAGTACTGAATAAAAAAAGGATTGACAGAAATATATACCACATCCTTGCGGCCTTTCCGATTCTGGCAGTACTGGTTATTTTGGTTCAGCAGATGTATCCGAATGTGATTCTGTCCGGATCTGCGGCGACCTGTGCCCTGCTGATCATTTATCTGCACCTGCAGAATAAACAGATCTCGATGGATTATCTGACCAATGTGCCCAACCGGAAAGAACTTCTCAATATGCTGGGGCTGATGATCAAAAAGTCACCTGAGAAGCAGTTTGTGCTTGTCGTTGTCTCTCTTAGGGACTTCCGTCAGGTAAATAATACATGCGGGCAGCAGAAGGGTGATGAATTTCTGAAAAATGTCTGTGATTTTCTCTATGAGATCGGGCCGAAGAATCATGTATACCGCTTTAGCGGAGATGAATTTGCACTTTTGTTTACACACAGCGATGAAACAGAGATCAAAAAGTGTATTACGGATATCCGGCAGCGCATGGAAAAACCATGGCAGATAGGGGATTACCGTTTTCTGCTCTCTGTCGTGATGGGGATCATATGGCATTCCGGTGACGGGGAAACCCTGGAAGAGGTCATCAATGCCGTGGAATATGCGGTTTTTCGGGCGAAATCAGGGAAAAGCGGTGAGATCTGCTACTGCGACAAAGAAATGCTGGATGGACTGGAGCGAAGGCGAAAAGTCATCATGATCCTGAAAGAAAAAATCGCGGACTGCAGTTTTGAGATGTATTATCAGCCTATTTATTCCGTAGCCGACGGAGAATTCTGCTATGCTGAATCACTGATGCGGATACCGGAGTCTCCGATCGGTCCGATTTACCCGTCTGAGTTTATTCCGATCGCGGAGGAGACCGGACTGATCATTGACATAACTTATATCATGCTGGATAAAGTCTGCAGGTTTATCAGTAGGCTGTTAGAAAGAGGGATTCCGATTCAGGCAATTCATGTTAATTTTTCTGCTGTCCAGTTTTCACAGAACGATCTCATGGAGAAGGTTCTGGAGATCATCCGGCGGAACCATACTCCCATGTCTGCCATTAAGATTGAGTTTACAGAGAGTACTTTGGCGGAGAACACACAGGTCGTATCAAAGTTTGCTGTGGAGATGGAAAAGCACGGAATCAAAATGGGCCTGGATGACTTCGGAACAGGCTACTCCAACATAGCAACCGTCATCAATATTCCCTTTGGCACAGTCAAGCTGGACAAGAGTCTGGTATGGGGTTCTGTCGAGAACAAAAAGTCTGCGCTTACCGTGAAAAATCTGTCGCGTACATTTCAGGAGCTGGGAATGACCGTTATCGCAGAAGGAGTGGAGACTGAAGAACAGAGCCGTTTGATTGCCAATTTTGGAATTGACCAGATCCAGGGATTCTATTATGCAAAACCAATGCCTGAGGATCAGCTGGAGATGTTTATGATAAAACACTGGACACCTGCTGACTGA